The genomic segment TCATCCCGCTGCCGCCGCAGCGCCGCGAAAATCGCGCACCCGACGCATGAGGCGTGCGTGAGCGCTTGAGAGTCGCGCGGATCGTCCCCATATAGATGGGATCGACCGCAAGCATTAGGAGAAAACGCAATGGATACGACCCTCGCCACCTTCGAGAACGATGTCATCAACGCGTCGATGCTCGCGCCGGTTCTGGTCGATTTCTGGGCCCCGTGGTGTGGCCCGTGCAAGACGCTCGGACCGATGCTCGAAAGGCTCGAAGCCGAGGCAGCCGGCAAGTGGAAGCTAGTGAAGGTGAACGTCGACGAGAATCAGGAACTCGCGGCGCACTTCCAGGTGCGCAGCATTCCGCATGTGATCGCGTTCGCGGATGGCCGTCCGATCGACCAGTTCATCGGCGTGCTGCCCGAAGGCGAATTGCGCGCGTTTCTCGACCGTCTCGTGCCCGATGGCGCCGAAGCCGAGCGCAGCGCCGCGCACAGCGCATGGGCCGCGGGCGACCGCAAGAAAGCCATCGACACGATCAAGGCCGCGCTCGCGCTCGATCCCGGCTACGACGACGCGCGCCTCGACCTGATCGAGTGGCTGATCGCTGAGCACCGTATCGACGACGCGAAGGAGGAGGACAAGCTGCTGTCGCCCAAGACGACGCAGGGCATCGACGCGCGCTACAACGCGCTGAAAACCGAACTCGACGCCGCCGATGCCGCCGCCGATCTGCCGCCCGCCGACGCGCTGATCGACGCGGTGAACGCGAATCCCGACGATCTCGACGCGCGTTTCGCGCTCGCCAATCGGCTGATCGCGGGCCGGGACTATGCGGGCGCGCTGGAAAACCTGCTCGCGATCGTCGTGCGCGACCGCGCCTTCATGGACGACGTCGGCCGCAAGACGATGCTTTCCGTGTTCGAGCTTGCCGCGAATCAGCCGGATCTCGTGTCACAGTGGCGGCGCAAGCTGAGCGCGGCGATCAACTGATCGACCGACGGCCAGTTCTATGAAGAACTGGCCGCGCGTTTCGCCAGTTCGCGCAACACATGGGCGGCCGCCGCGAAACCGAAGCTCGCCGTCACGCACACGCTCGATCCGAAACCCGCGCAATTGAGCCCGACCGGACCTGAATGACCCGCGCCCGTTTCCAGATGCTCGGCGCCTTCGCTAATATCGCATGCGGGTGCGTCGGGATAGATCAACGGCTCGTCGGAATACACCGCGCTCACCTTGAAGCGCGCCTTCGGGCCGCGCGGAAAGCCGTGCAGCTTGCGCAACTGGCCGCGCACCTTCGACAACAGCGGGTCCTGGATCGTCAGCGCGAGATCGTCGATGCGGATACGCGTCGGGTCCAGCTGCCCGCCCGCCCCGCCGACAGTGATGAGCGCCTGCTTGCGCGCCACGCACCACGCGATGAGCGCGGTTTTCGTGCGTACGCTGTCGATCGCATCGACGACGTAATCGAAGCCACCGCCGAGCGTGGCGTCGAAGTTGCCGGGCTCGACGAAATCCTCGATTTGCCCGACCACGCACGCCGGATCAATCAGCTTGATGCGCTCGGCCATCGCGGTGACTTTTGCCTTGCCGTAGTTGCCGTCGAGCGCATGAATCTGGCGGTTCGTATTGCTTTCGGCGACATTATCGAGATCGATCAGTGTCAGCTTGCCGACAGCGCTGCGCGCGAGCGCTTCGGCCACCCACGAGCCCACGCCGCCGATGCCAATCACCGCGACATGCGCTTTTTCGAACGCGTCGAGCGCGGGCGCGCCGTACAGACGCGCGATGCCGCCGAAGCGGCGCGCGCGATCGGCGATGTCTTCGGCGGAGGGCGTGACAGCGGTGTCGGATGAAGCGTTCATGTCGTGTGGATGGATGAAGCCGGGTCGGTTGAAAGCAAACTAAAAGCCATCGAAATGCTGCGTTCGTTGTGCGGCGTCAATCAAGGCTTACGGACGGCTGTCGGGTTTGAAAACTTGAGTGTCCGATCATGCAAAATTCGATCGAATTGCGTATTCTGCCTTATCGAAACCCCGGACGTGATAGCCGTGAGCGCCGCACCCGCCGGCACGCAACAGGTCCAGGGGTAATCAGGGCAAGATCGTTTCACCTTGGCTATACTGACCCGATTGTAGCGTTTGCATAAAAATGACGACTCTCGCTGACCTTCGCAAAAACTATTCGCGCGGCGCGCTCGACGCCGCGGACGTCGATCCGGACCCGGTACGCCAATTCCAGACCTGGTTCGTCCAGGCGCTCGATGCCAAGTTGCCCGAACCGAACGCCATGACCCTCGCGACCGTCGATGCAGAGGGCCGTCCGTCCGCCCGCATCGTGCTGATCAAAGGCGTCGACGAGCGTGGCTTTGTTTTTTTTACCAATTACGATAGCCGCAAAGGCCGCGAACTTCTTGCCAATCCCGCGGCGAGCCTGCTGTTCCACTGGATCGAACTCGAGCGCCAGGTGCGTATCGAGGGCCGCGTCGAAAAGACGAGCGATGAGGAGAGCGACGCGTATTACGCATCGCGTCCGCTCGGCTCGCGCATCGGCGCATGGGCGTCCGACCAGAGCCAGCCGCTCGAAAGCCGCGAAGCGCTGGAAGCGCGCGAGCGCGAGATGGTCGCGAAATACGGCGACGCGCCGCCGCGCCCGCCGCACTGGGGCGGTTATCGCCTCGTGCCGGATGCCATCGAATTCTGGCAGGGACGCCCGTCGCGCTTGCACGATCGCATTGTCTATACGCGTGGTGACGCGGGCGCGCCGTGGCGCATCGCGAGACTCGCGCCGTAGAAGCGGCAAGCAGCACGAACATGGAGGCGCGAAGCCTTCTCTTGATTTCATCTAGCGCGGAGAAACAAGCATGTTCTGGGAGAAGAAGCTGACGCAGTGGGTGGAGGAAGTGCGCGACCGGGCCAATCTGCCCGCGCGGCTCGTGATGTGGGATGGCCAGCAGCACGATTTCGGCCAGTTCGCAGCGCCTCGGGTGACGCTGCACGTGAAGAGCGCGACCGCGCTGCCCTATCTGCTCGAACCGAGTCTCGACAACCTCGGCGAAGCTTACGTGAAGGGCAAGATCGACATTGAGGGCAAGCTCTCCGACATCATCAACATCGGCTATTCGCTGGCGAAGAGCACGGTGACGAGCGCCAGCAAGCTTGCCCGCGTGCGGCGTTACTTCAATCATTCGAAGACGTCGGACCGGAGAGCCATTCAGTACCACTACGATGTGTCGAACGAGTTCTATCAGCTCTGGCTCGACAGGAACATGGTGTACTCCTGCGCGTATTTCGAGAACGGCGACGAAGACATCGACACCGCGCAGCTGAAGAAGATCGACCACATCCTCACGAAGATCCAGTTGCAGCCGGGGCACACGCTGCTCGATATCGGCTGCGGCTGGGGCGCGCTCGTGATTCGCGCGGCGCAGAAGTTCGGCGCGAAGTGCGTGGGCGTCACGCTCTCCGAAAACCAGTTCAGGCTCGCGACCGAGCGCGTGAAGGCGGCGGGTCTGGAAGACAGAATCGAAATCCGGCTGCAGGATTACCGCGACATTCCGGGGCAGTTCGACCGCATCACGAGCGTCGGCATGTTCGAGCATGTCGGGCGCAAGAATTTGCCGGACTACTTCGCGAAGATCCGCGATCTGCTCGTCGATGACGGCATCGCGATGAATCACGGCATCACGTCGTCGGATGCCGACAGCGGCGAGACATCGCTTGGCGGCGGCGAGTTCATCGACAAATACGTGTTCCCGGACGGCGAGCTGCCGCATATCGGCCTCGCGCTTGAAAGCATGCAGCGCGGCGGGCTGGAAGCGCTCGATGTCGAAAGCCTGCGGCGGCACTACGCGCACACGCTCGACATCTGGGCCGACCGTTTCGAGGAACACGCCGAGGAAGCGAAGAAGCTCGTCGACGATGAGCACTTCCGCATCTGGCGCCTGTATCTCGCGGGCTGCGCGTATGCGTTCGAGAACGACGACGTGTCGATCTATCAGGTGGTCTGCCGCAAGGCGGGGCGCAGTGCGACGACGCTGCCGTGGTCGCGGCGGTACATCTACGAGAAGGCGCTCTGAACCACGATTCGCCTCATCTCGACACGGACGAGCCGGAAGATCAGTTCGATCTCTTCGGCGAGTCCGCGCCCGTTCTGGCGGAACCGCCCAAGCCGCCGAAGCAACCCAGGCCGCGCGGCATCCTGCCCGCGCCCTTGCAGCCCGAACTCGAAGCCATCGCGCAGCGCTTGCCGGAGGCAATCCATCTCGGCACGTCGACATGGTCGTTTCCGGGCTGGCGCGGCATCGTCTATGGCGACGAGTACTCCAACACGAAGCTTTCCCGCGACGGTCTCACCGCCTACGGCGCGCATCCGCTTCTGAGAAGCGTGTCGATCGACCGCTCGTTCTACGCGCCGCTATCGCTTGCCGACTATGCGCGCTATGCATCGCAGGTGCCCGCGCATTTCCGCTTCATCGTGAAGGCGCCCGCCTCCGTCACCGATGCCTTCATTCGCGGCGAACGCGGCACGCCGGACGCGCAGAACCCCGCGTTCCTGAATGCGCAGATCGCCATCGACGAGTTCGTGACGCCGTGCATCGGCGGGCTCGGCGCGAAAGCGGGCGCGCTCGTGTTCCAGTTCTCGCCGCTGCCCGATGCGATGGTGGTCGAGCCGGCGAGTTTCATCGACCGGCTGTCGGCGTTCATGAACGCGCTGCCGCCGCTCGAGGGCGAGTCGTGCTACGCGGTGGAGATCCGCGACGCCGTGATGCTCACGCCGCGCTTCATCCGCGCACTGCGCGACGCGAATGTGCGCTATTGCATCGGCGTGCACGCGCGCATGCCGGACGTGCGCCGTCAGGCGAAGGCGCTCGCGTTACTGGATGAAGAAAAAATGGGCCCGCTGATAGTGCGCTGGAGTCTGCACAGCGGCTTTCGCTACGAGCAGGCCAAGGCGAAGTACGAACCGTTCGACAAGATCGTCGATGAAGACCGCGACACGCGCGAGGCGCTCGCCGAACTGGCCGCGCGCTATGCGATCGCGGGCCAGCCGGTCGTGATCGCGGCGAACAACAAGGCGGAAGGTTCCGCGCCGCTCACGTGCTTCGAACTCGCGCGCGGCATCGCGGAAGAAATCGAGCGCGCGCGAGACAGCTAGAAACGCCTTACGCCTTCAGCCGATGCACGAACTTCTTGCGGAACTTCGCTACCTTCGGCCCGACGACAGCCGCGCAATACCCCTGATTCGGATGCTGCGCGAAATAGTTCTGGTGATACGCCTCGGCAGGGTAGTAATCGTCGGCGAGCGGTACGACTTGCGTGACGATCTTGCCGCCGTAGACATCCTCGCGCTGCAACTCGTCGATCACTTCGAGCGCGATCTTGCGCTGCTCGTCCGAATGCGTGAACACGGCCGATCGATACTGCGTGCCGACGTCGTTGCCCTGCCGGTTGAGCTGGGTCGGATCGTGCGTCGCGAAGAAAATCTCCAGAACCTCGCGATAGCCGATGACGGACGGATCGAACACGACCTTCACGACTTCTGCGTGACCGGTTTCGCCATCGCAAACCTGCTCATAGGACGGGTTCACCACCTTGCCGCCCGCATAGCCCGATTCGACCGACTCCACACCCTGCACCGCGAGAAACACGGCTTCGGTACACCAGAAACATCCACCGCCGAGCGTCGCGGTCTCAAGTCTCGCCTGTTCGGTCATGTGCAACTCCTCATCAAGTGCATGCGGCCATGCCGCGGATCACGCATATGGATGCGCCCGCGCGTTTCTTCAATCTCGCGGGCGAGATGAATCGAGCTTACTGGGTTTGGCCGCGCCGCGCAGAAAGCCCCGGCGGAAGGAAACTTGCCGCCCGAATACGGTGATTTGGCGGCTACCGGCTGCCGATTCCGATAGAATCGAAGCAAATCTCCAGTTTTTACATGACTTCTGAAAAGGTCCTTCCGACTGAAGCGCGACGCGCGGCCGGCTCGGTAGCACACGACACATTCGACCGCCCATTTGCCTGCTCATCTGCCAAATGACACGCGCCAAGACCCCGAATTTCGATCCGACCTCGTTTCGCGCCGCGCTCGGCCAGTTTGCGACCGGCGTCACGGTCATCACGACGCGCACCGAATCCGGCCAGTTGGTCGGCATCACCGCGAGTTCGTTCAACTCGGTATCGCTCAATCCGCCGCTCGTGCTGTGGAGCCTCGCGACGAAATCCGCGTCGATGCCGGTATTTCGCGCCAACAGCCACTATGTGGTGAACGTGCTCGCGGCGTCGCAGCTCGACCTGTGCCGGCGTTTCGCGACCGTCAAGGGCGACCGCTTCGCGGGCGTCTCACACGCGGCCGGCGACACCGGCATGCCCGTGCTCGACGGCGCGCTCGCGTGGTTCGAATGCCACAACCGCAGCCGCTATGACGAGGGCGATCACGTGATCTTCGTCGGCGAAGTGGAACGCTGCGGCGTGCGCGAAGACGTGACGCAAGTCTCGCCGCTCGTCTTCCACGCGGGCGGCTTCCATACCTTGGGACCGCTGGAATAACGCTCAGGGCGTGTGCGCGCGCCCCGGCTGCTCGATCAGCGCGACCGGCACGCCGGCGTCGTCCTTCATCGTCTGAAGCACGATGTTCGAGCGGATGTCGATCACGCCGGGCGCCTTGTAGAGCTTCGAAAGAATGAAGTCGGAGTAATGCTTGAGGTTGTGCGCGAGCACCCGCAGCACGTAATGCGTGTCGCCGGTGACGACGAACGCGCCGACCACTTCCGGCCATTCGCGCACGGCGGCGGCGAACTTCTCGTGCCAGTTTTCCTGGTCGTTGCGCATCGAAACGTGGACGAACGCCTCCAGTTCGATGCCGAGCCGCTCGCGGTCGAGGCACGCGCGATAGCTCGCGATCACCCCTTCCTCTTCGAGCAGCCTCATGCGGCGCAGACACGCCGACGGCGAAAGCGCGATGCGCTCTGCCAGGTCCAGGTTGCTGATCCGTCCATCTTCCTGCAGTACCGCCAGAATTCGGCAATCCGTTGCATCGAGCGTGAAGCCGGTCATTTTTGAGTCCCCTGTGCCCGTTTCATCGAATTATGTTCTAAGCGCGCCACTTTTGGGTGGTTATTTTGCAAGCACCTTTCGAGATAACGCGACTATGATTTGACGCATCTTCACAATTTCTGCTAGAGCGCGCCATGACGCTTCTGGATATTTCCCCGCCGATCGATACTGCCACTCCCGTGTGGCCCGGCGACACACCGGTCGGCATCGAGCGCGTGTGGCGCATGGAGGCGGGCTCGCCCGTCAACGTCGCGCGACTCACACTCTCCCCGCACACCGGCGCCCACGCCGACGCCCCGCTTCACTACGACGAACACGGCAAACCGATCGGCGAAGTCGCGCTCGATACTTACATCGGCGTCTGCCGGGTCGTGCACTGCATCGGTGCTTCGCCGCTCGTGACACCCGAGCACATCGCCGGGCATCTCGACGACATCCCGGCGCGCATTCTCTTTCGCACTTATGCGACCTCGCCGCTCGACGCCTGGGACAGCGCCTTCACCGCCGTCGCGCCGCAAACCATCGACTTGCTGGCCGAAAAAGGCGTGAAGCTGATCGGCATCGATACGCCTTCGCTCGATCCGCAAGACTCGAAGACGATGGATGCCCACAAGCGCATCCGCGCGCACGGCATGGCGATCCTCGAAGGCCTCGTGCTCGACGCCGTCGCGCCCGGCGATTACGAACTGATCGCCCTGCCGCTCAAATTCTCGACGCTCGATGCGAGCCCGGTTCGCGCCGTCCTGCGTCCGCTTTCCTGATGATCTTCAAATATATGGACTTTTCGATGAAACATCGTGACGAAGCCGTGGCACTCGACCGCGACGATCCGCTCGCCAGCCTGCGCGACCAGTTCGCGCTCGCCGACAACGTGATCTATCTCGACGGCAATTCGCTCGGCGTACCGCCCAAAGCCGCCGCCGCGCGCGCCGCCGAGGTGATCGCCGCCGAATGGGGCGAAGGCCTGATCCGCAGCTGGAACACGGCCGGCTGGTTCGCGCTGCCGAAACGGCTCGGCAACAAGCTTGGCCCTCTCATCGGCGCGGGCACGGACGAAGTCGTCGTGACGGACACGATTTCCGCCAATCTCTTCAAGATTCTCTCGGCCGCGCTCAAGCTCGCGAACGAGCGCGATCCGAAGCGGCGCGTGATCGTCTCCGAACGTTCGAACTTTCCGACCGATCTCTATATCGCGCAGGGTTTGATCGAGCAGCTCGATCGCGGCTACGAGTTGCGCCTCGTCGACGATCCGTCGGAACTGCCCGCCGCGATCGACGAACACACCGCGATCGCGATGATCACGCACGTCAACTACCGCACCGGCTACATGCACGACATGGCCGCGCTCACGGAAACGATTCATCGCGCGGGCGCGCTCGCCGTCTGGGATCTGGCGCATTCGGCGGGCGCGGTGCCTGTCGATCTGAACGGCGTCGGCGCGGACTACGCAGTGGGTTGCACGTACAAGTATCTGAACGGCGGACCGGGCTCGCCCGCGTTCGTGTGGGTGCCGAAACGCCATCAGAACACGTTCTCGCAGCCGCTTTCCGGCTGGTGGGGACACAGGAAGCCGTTCGAGATGGACCCGGTGTATCGCCCGGACGACGGCATCGGCCGCTTTCTCTGCGGCACGCAGCCGATCGTCTCGATGTCGCTCGTCGAATGCGGGCTCGACGTGTTCCTGCAAACCGATATGCAGACGCTGCGCCGCAAGTCGCTCGCCTTGAGCGATCTGTTCATCAGGCTGGTCGAGGAACGCTGCGGCGAATTTCCGCTCTCGCTCGCGACGCCGCGCGAGCACGCGCAACGCGGCTCGCAGGCGAGCTTCGCGCATCCGAACGGCTACGAGGTGATGCAGGCGCTGATCGCGCGCGGCGTGATCGGCGATTATCGCGAGCCGCACATTCTGCGCTTCGGTTTCACGCCGCTGTACACGCGTTTCGCCGATGTGTGGGACGCCGTCGAAATCCTGCGCGACGTGCTCGCGACCGAAAGCTGGCGCGCGCCCGAGTTCGCCGAGCGCGCATCGGTGACCTGAGGACGACGATCATGAACGAAACCAAAGGCTGTCCCTTCGGCCACGGCGCCGTGGAACCCGCAGAGGAAAAAGGCTGGCACGACGCCAAGCTCGATTTCTCCGATTCGATGAGCTACGGCGACTATCTCGGCCTCGATTCGATTCTCAACGCGCAGCATCCGCTCTCGCCGGATCACAACGAGATGCTGTTCATCGTGCAGCATCAGACGAGCGAGCTATGGATGAAGCTCGCGCTCTACGAATTGCGCGCGGCGCTCGCGGCGGTGCATCGCGATGAACTGCCGCCCGCGTTCAAGATGCTCGCGCGCGTGTCGCGCATCTTCGAGCAACTGGTGCAGGCGTGGAACGTCCTCGCGACGATGACGCCCTCCGAATACACCGCGATGCGCCCGTATCTCGGCCAGTCGTCGGGGTTTCAGTCGCATCAGTATCGGCAGATCGAGTTCATGCTCGGCAACAAGAACGAGCAAATGCTCAAGCCGCATGAGCATCGGCCGGAGATTCTCGGACAGGTGCGCGAGACGCTCGAAGCGCCCTCTTTCTACGACGAAGTGATCCGCCTGCTCGCGCGGCGCGGCTTCGAGATCGATCCGGCGCGCCTGAATCGCGACTGGTCGCAGCCGACGATGCACGATCCGTCGGTCGAGGCGGCGTGGCTCGCAGTGTATCGCGATCCGTCGCATCACTGGGATCTGTACGAGATGGCCGAAGAGCTCGTCGATCTGGAAGACGCGTTCCGGCAATGGCGCTTCCGCCATGTGACCACGGTGGAGCGCATCATCGGCTTCAAGGGCGGCACGGGCGGGACGGCGGGCGCGTCTTATCTGCGCAAGATGCTCGATGTCGTGCTGTTTCCGGAACTCTGGCACGTCCGCACGGTGCTTTGAAGCTTCAGGCGAGACGCGCGGCCAGCGCCTTCAGCTTCGGGCCGATCGTCTCGCGGAAATACGCCTCGTCCATCGACGACGCCGGTCCGCTGCTCGACAACACGAGCCAGCGCCCGTTGCGCAGATCGCGGAACGGCGCGGCAATGGCGTTGACGTCGTCGTGCCATTCGCGGAACGAATAGCAGCAGCCGTCGCGCGCGAAATCATCGATCGCGCGGCGGGCGGCGTCGACGTTCGCCTCGCCTTCGCTTTTGCCGAGTTCGTCGAGCAGCGCCTCGCGCGCCGCCGGTTCCTGCACGGCGAGATACGCGCGGCCCATCGAACTGGTGAGCATCGACAGGCGCGAGCCTGGCGCAAGGCCGAGCGTCAGCGCAGTCTCGCTGCGGATGGTTTCCAGATAGATCATGTCGAGCCCGTCGCGGCAGCCGAGCGAGACCGCCGCGCCGATCTCCCGCGCGAGCGCGCGCATGTGCGGACGCGCGAGTTCCAGCGTGTCCGCGCCCGCGAGCAACGTGAAGCCGAGCGACAGCACGCCCGTGTCGAGCGCGTACTTGCCCGCGGGGTCGTCGAAGCGCAGATAACCGAGCGTGGTGAGCGTGTAGGCGAGCCGGTTGACCGTCGCCTTCGGCAAACCCGTGCGCTCAACGAAATCGCGATTGCCCAGCAGCGTCTCGCCGGGCCGGAACGCGCGCAGCAAATCGAGCCCGCGCGCGAGCGCGACGACGAACTTGCGCTCGTCGATATCCTCGGACGACACATTACGCGATGAAATCGACGCTGAATTTCGGTTGGAATCGGTCGGCATCGGATGCTAAACTCGGATTTGATTTGCAAAACATTGTTTCGCTTAGCGGAACTCATGTCAAGCGCCTCGCGCGCCGGCCGTTAGCGTGCCCCGGCGCTTTTCGATGAAATCAGGAGACTGCACATGGCCGACGCCGCCCGTTTCAACTGGGAAGATCCGCTCTTGCTGGATCAGCAACTGACCGAAGACGAACGCATGGTGCGCGACGCCGCGCACGCCTACGCGCAGGACAAGCTGCAGCCGCGCGTGACGCAGGCGTTTCGCGAGGAAAAGACCGATCCGGCGATCTTCCGCGAAATGGGCGAACTGGGTCTGCTCGGGCCGACGATTCCCGAACAGTACGGCGGTCCGGGGCTCAACTACGTGTGCTACGGCCTGATCGCGCGCGAGGTCGAACGTGTGGATTCGGGCTATCGCTCGATGATGTCGGTGCAATCGTCGCTCGTGATGGTGCCGATCAACACCTTCGGCAGCGACGCGCAAAAGGAAAAATATCTGCCGAAGCTCGCGCGCGGCGAGTGGATCGGCTGCTTCGGCCTGACCGAGCCGAACGCCGGCTCCGATCCGGCCAGCATGACGACGCGCGCGAAGAAAGTGCAGAACGGCTATTCGCTGTCCGGCACGAAGATGTGGATTTCGAACTCGCCTATCGCGGACGTTTTCGTCGTCTGGGCGAAGCTGGAGGAAGACGGCCGCGACGAGATTCGCGGTTTCATTCTCGAGAAAGGCTGGAAGGGTCTGTCCGCGCCGGCGATTCACGGCAAGGTCGGCTTGCGCGCGTCGATCACCGGCGAAATCGTGATGGACGAAGTCTTCGTCCCCGAAGAGAACCTGCTGCCGAACGTGCGCGGGCTCAAAGGTCCGTTCACCTGCCTGAATTCGGCGCGCTACGGCATTTCGTGGGGCGCGCTCGGCGCGGCCGAAGCGTGCTGGCACACGGCGCGGCAATACACGCTCGACCGCAAGCAGTTCGGCCGGCCGCTCGCGGCGAACCAGCTGATCCAGAAGAAACTCGCCGACATGCAGACGGAAATCACGCTCGGCCTGCAAGGCGTCCTGCGCCTCGGCCGCATGAAGGACGAAGGCACGGCGGCTGTCGAGATCACGTCGATCATGAAGCGCAATTCGTGCGGCAAGGCGCTCGATATCGCCCGGCTCGCGCGCGACATGCTCGGCGGCAACGGCATCTCCGATGAATTCGGTGTCGCCCGTCACCTCGTCAATCTCGAAGTGGTGAATACGTACGAAGGCACGCACGACATTCACGCGCTGATTCTCGGCCGTGCACAGACGGGCATTCAGGCGTTTTTCTGAACGGGCTTCATTCACAATCGGGGAGGGCCGGCGCGGTGTGCGTCGGCCCTTTTGCTTTGCGACGGGCATGGAGTTTGTAACTTTCGATACGCGACTGAAACTTTTACGGGTCAGATCGTATCCATTCCAGACGATGTCGATGTATTGACGAGCACGAGGCAACTGGAACGGAATCTGCGTCAATCTGCGCGGCAGGACGTACGCCTCCTCGTCAGCGATCCCATCTTTGGTTACGATGCGCGTAGCCTTACCGATTGGAGCCTTTAATGTCAGAAATCAACAAGGAGCGATTCATGTCGGATATCAAAACCGTACTCGCTGACGCCGAAGATCTCTTGAAGCAAGCGGCTACCGCCACCGGTGAACGCGCTTCCGAATTGCGCGA from the Caballeronia sp. NK8 genome contains:
- the kynA gene encoding tryptophan 2,3-dioxygenase — protein: MNETKGCPFGHGAVEPAEEKGWHDAKLDFSDSMSYGDYLGLDSILNAQHPLSPDHNEMLFIVQHQTSELWMKLALYELRAALAAVHRDELPPAFKMLARVSRIFEQLVQAWNVLATMTPSEYTAMRPYLGQSSGFQSHQYRQIEFMLGNKNEQMLKPHEHRPEILGQVRETLEAPSFYDEVIRLLARRGFEIDPARLNRDWSQPTMHDPSVEAAWLAVYRDPSHHWDLYEMAEELVDLEDAFRQWRFRHVTTVERIIGFKGGTGGTAGASYLRKMLDVVLFPELWHVRTVL
- a CDS encoding IclR family transcriptional regulator codes for the protein MPTDSNRNSASISSRNVSSEDIDERKFVVALARGLDLLRAFRPGETLLGNRDFVERTGLPKATVNRLAYTLTTLGYLRFDDPAGKYALDTGVLSLGFTLLAGADTLELARPHMRALAREIGAAVSLGCRDGLDMIYLETIRSETALTLGLAPGSRLSMLTSSMGRAYLAVQEPAAREALLDELGKSEGEANVDAARRAIDDFARDGCCYSFREWHDDVNAIAAPFRDLRNGRWLVLSSSGPASSMDEAYFRETIGPKLKALAARLA
- a CDS encoding acyl-CoA dehydrogenase, giving the protein MADAARFNWEDPLLLDQQLTEDERMVRDAAHAYAQDKLQPRVTQAFREEKTDPAIFREMGELGLLGPTIPEQYGGPGLNYVCYGLIAREVERVDSGYRSMMSVQSSLVMVPINTFGSDAQKEKYLPKLARGEWIGCFGLTEPNAGSDPASMTTRAKKVQNGYSLSGTKMWISNSPIADVFVVWAKLEEDGRDEIRGFILEKGWKGLSAPAIHGKVGLRASITGEIVMDEVFVPEENLLPNVRGLKGPFTCLNSARYGISWGALGAAEACWHTARQYTLDRKQFGRPLAANQLIQKKLADMQTEITLGLQGVLRLGRMKDEGTAAVEITSIMKRNSCGKALDIARLARDMLGGNGISDEFGVARHLVNLEVVNTYEGTHDIHALILGRAQTGIQAFF